In Morganella morganii, the following are encoded in one genomic region:
- a CDS encoding stress-induced protein YchH produces MKRKLSLLLGNLLMVVGMLLMVGSMAFTVGVLIFALPLPDIYSEASLMGIFIGALVWLGGAGLSGRRESIADKYYWLRHFHSRYRRRMP; encoded by the coding sequence ATGAAACGTAAATTATCCTTATTGCTCGGTAACCTGCTGATGGTTGTCGGTATGCTGTTGATGGTCGGCAGTATGGCCTTTACTGTCGGTGTCCTTATTTTTGCACTTCCTTTACCGGATATCTATTCCGAAGCCTCCCTGATGGGGATCTTTATCGGTGCCCTGGTGTGGCTGGGCGGAGCCGGTCTGAGCGGGCGCCGTGAATCCATTGCGGATAAATATTACTGGCTGCGTCATTTCCACAGCCGCTACCGCCGCCGGATGCCGTAA
- the pth gene encoding aminoacyl-tRNA hydrolase, which produces MSQIKLIVGLANPGAEYAQTRHNAGAWYVDELARRYNQSLKSESKFYGYTARLNIQGNDVRLLVPTTFMNLSGKAVGALAGFYQIAPDEILVAHDELDLPPGVAKMKLGGGNGGHNGLKDIQSKLGNNPNFHRLRIGIGHPGDKSKVVGFVLGKPPASEQQLIDETIDEAVRCTDVLMKDGMAKAISRLHTFKAGQ; this is translated from the coding sequence GTGAGTCAGATAAAATTAATTGTGGGGCTGGCCAACCCCGGTGCGGAATACGCCCAAACCCGCCACAATGCCGGTGCCTGGTATGTGGATGAACTGGCCCGCCGTTATAATCAGTCATTAAAATCAGAAAGTAAGTTTTACGGTTATACCGCGCGTCTGAATATTCAGGGGAATGATGTCCGCCTGCTGGTACCGACCACCTTTATGAACCTGAGCGGCAAAGCAGTCGGTGCCCTCGCCGGTTTTTACCAGATTGCCCCGGATGAAATTCTGGTGGCACATGACGAGCTGGATCTCCCGCCCGGCGTGGCAAAAATGAAGCTCGGCGGCGGCAACGGCGGTCATAACGGTCTGAAAGATATCCAGAGCAAATTGGGTAACAACCCGAACTTTCATCGTCTGCGTATCGGCATCGGCCATCCGGGTGATAAAAGCAAAGTTGTCGGTTTTGTACTGGGCAAGCCCCCCGCCTCCGAACAACAACTGATTGATGAGACCATCGATGAAGCTGTGCGCTGCACCGATGTGCTGATGAAAGACGGCATGGCAAAAGCCATTTCACGTCTGCATACATTTAAAGCCGGTCAGTGA
- the ychF gene encoding redox-regulated ATPase YchF, which translates to MGFKCGIVGLPNVGKSTLFNALTKAGIEAANFPFCTIEPNTGVVPMPDARLDALAEIVKPQRILPTTMEFVDIAGLVKGASKGEGLGNQFLTNIRETEAIGHVVRCFDDDNIVHVSGRVNPAEDIDTINTELALADLDTCERAIHRVQKRAKGGDKDAKLELEVLEKCLPLLENAQMLRTLNLNKEEMGAIRYLSFLTLKPTMYIANVNEDGFENNPYLDQVREIAEKEGSVVVPVCAAIESDIAELEDGDREEFMADLGIEEPGLNRVIRAGYALLNLQTYFTAGVKEVRAWTIPVGATAPQAAGKIHTDFEKGFIRAQTIAFEDFIQYKGEQGAKEAGKMRAEGKDYIVKDGDVLNFLFNV; encoded by the coding sequence ATGGGTTTCAAATGTGGTATCGTCGGTCTGCCGAACGTCGGGAAATCAACGCTGTTTAACGCGCTGACCAAAGCAGGTATTGAAGCGGCGAACTTTCCGTTCTGTACAATTGAGCCGAACACCGGCGTGGTGCCGATGCCGGATGCCCGTCTGGATGCACTGGCGGAAATCGTAAAACCACAGCGTATTCTGCCGACCACCATGGAATTCGTCGATATCGCCGGTCTGGTGAAAGGCGCCTCCAAAGGTGAAGGTCTGGGTAACCAGTTCCTGACCAACATCCGTGAAACAGAAGCTATCGGCCACGTTGTCCGCTGCTTTGACGATGATAACATTGTTCACGTTTCCGGCCGTGTTAACCCGGCAGAAGATATTGATACCATCAATACCGAACTGGCGCTGGCTGACCTCGACACCTGTGAACGTGCTATCCACCGTGTGCAGAAACGCGCCAAAGGCGGCGACAAAGACGCGAAACTGGAGCTGGAAGTACTGGAAAAATGCCTGCCGCTGCTGGAAAACGCACAGATGCTGCGCACACTGAACCTGAATAAAGAAGAAATGGGGGCGATCCGCTACCTGAGCTTCCTGACCCTGAAACCAACCATGTACATTGCCAACGTCAATGAAGATGGCTTTGAAAACAACCCGTATCTGGATCAGGTGCGTGAAATCGCAGAGAAAGAAGGTTCAGTTGTGGTGCCGGTATGCGCGGCAATCGAATCCGATATCGCTGAGCTGGAGGATGGTGACCGCGAAGAGTTTATGGCTGACCTCGGTATCGAAGAACCGGGCCTGAACCGCGTGATCCGCGCCGGTTACGCCCTGCTTAACCTGCAGACCTATTTCACCGCCGGTGTGAAAGAAGTCCGTGCATGGACTATCCCTGTCGGCGCAACCGCCCCGCAGGCAGCCGGTAAAATCCACACCGACTTTGAAAAAGGCTTTATCCGCGCCCAGACCATCGCATTTGAGGATTTCATCCAGTACAAAGGCGAACAAGGTGCAAAAGAAGCCGGTAAAATGCGCGCAGAAGGTAAAGATTACATTGTGAAAGACGGCGACGTACTGAATTTCCTGTTTAATGTGTAA
- a CDS encoding DUF6216 family protein has protein sequence MDFKLISKLKSNLCIERLKIKKINKILFFSLPVEIAFLLTLVFIPVLNIAVKPAGLVSVNNSEWFLINKDGAREYQYFGGNTPAWIVNKDNCLSPEEIKSTLDKDTVTMICNTFDNKSDQDYLVKLIKEQRLVYGFLAIVILLVSVFRFKYMLFLSYTLDARKMLFNKIKLYKKRK, from the coding sequence TTGGATTTTAAATTAATATCTAAGCTTAAAAGCAACCTCTGCATTGAGAGATTAAAAATTAAAAAAATCAATAAGATATTATTTTTCTCCCTTCCGGTAGAGATTGCATTTTTGCTTACGCTGGTTTTTATTCCGGTTTTAAATATAGCCGTCAAACCTGCCGGATTGGTCAGTGTCAATAATTCAGAGTGGTTTTTGATTAATAAAGATGGTGCCCGTGAATATCAGTATTTTGGCGGGAATACGCCAGCGTGGATAGTAAATAAAGATAACTGTTTATCTCCGGAAGAAATAAAATCAACCTTAGATAAGGATACGGTCACTATGATTTGTAACACCTTTGATAATAAATCAGACCAGGATTATCTTGTGAAATTAATAAAGGAACAACGATTGGTATATGGTTTTTTAGCTATAGTGATATTACTCGTATCAGTATTCCGATTTAAGTATATGCTGTTTTTATCATACACTCTGGATGCAAGAAAGATGCTGTTTAATAAAATAAAATTATATAAGAAACGGAAATAA
- a CDS encoding DUF6216 family protein: MINKMPISFETSISYVSSIFNKEMVFILCLSITIGLFYYIRKKSKSGFSVVRRIWRVCIGFNYKDKNDFINDILEIEEFNYYYNTSAVSKRQKKEISTLGQKVRIGF; encoded by the coding sequence ATGATAAATAAAATGCCAATTTCATTTGAGACATCAATATCTTATGTATCATCAATTTTTAACAAAGAAATGGTTTTTATTTTATGTTTATCAATAACAATTGGCTTGTTTTATTATATAAGGAAGAAATCAAAATCAGGATTTTCTGTTGTCAGAAGGATATGGAGGGTTTGTATTGGGTTTAATTATAAGGATAAAAATGATTTTATTAATGATATATTAGAAATTGAAGAATTTAATTATTATTATAACACGAGTGCAGTATCGAAGCGGCAAAAAAAAGAAATTTCAACATTGGGTCAGAAAGTTCGAATTGGATTTTAA
- the yedE gene encoding YedE family putative selenium transporter: MSATKIIIIISGIIIGISAVVLGIYGNPPNMGVCVACFIRDSAGSMGLHNTETVQYLRPEIFGFILGSFGAAVIFKEFQSKAGSAPVIRFTLGFLMMAGCLVFLGCPLRMILRIGAGDLNAVVGLLGLVAGIGIGSLFIKKGFSLPRNYQQSAAEGLILPAVCLVLFVLFIIDSSIFKSSVKGPGAAHAPVWMAITAGLIIGVIIQRTRFCFIGMAKNIFLSRNYTMAIGVLALLLVVIAGNMLTGKINIGFDNQPIAHNDGLWNFLSMSLVGLCGVFITGCPLRQLANAGQGNTDAAVSVLGMLTGAAFAHNFSYASSPAGVTENGKLVVIIGLVLTIAVGIIYTRLANKKSGAENAA, translated from the coding sequence ATGTCCGCAACAAAAATAATTATCATCATTTCCGGTATTATTATAGGGATCAGTGCTGTAGTCCTTGGTATATACGGAAACCCGCCAAATATGGGTGTTTGTGTCGCTTGTTTTATCCGGGATAGTGCAGGCAGTATGGGATTGCATAATACCGAAACCGTCCAGTATCTTCGTCCTGAAATTTTTGGTTTTATTCTCGGCTCATTCGGGGCTGCGGTTATTTTTAAAGAATTTCAGTCCAAAGCCGGTTCTGCACCGGTGATCCGCTTTACACTCGGTTTTCTGATGATGGCCGGTTGTCTGGTTTTTTTAGGATGTCCGCTGCGGATGATCCTGCGGATTGGTGCCGGTGATTTAAATGCGGTTGTCGGGTTATTAGGCCTGGTCGCCGGTATTGGTATCGGCAGTCTGTTTATTAAGAAAGGATTTTCATTACCGCGTAATTATCAGCAGTCTGCCGCTGAAGGCTTAATATTACCGGCGGTGTGCCTGGTCTTATTTGTGCTGTTTATTATCGACAGTTCCATTTTCAAATCCAGTGTCAAAGGGCCGGGAGCCGCTCATGCTCCGGTCTGGATGGCAATAACCGCCGGGCTTATTATCGGGGTGATTATTCAGCGTACCCGTTTCTGTTTTATCGGTATGGCTAAAAATATCTTTCTGTCCCGCAATTACACGATGGCAATCGGCGTTCTCGCCCTGCTGCTGGTTGTTATTGCCGGTAATATGCTCACCGGAAAAATCAATATCGGGTTTGATAATCAGCCGATTGCCCATAATGACGGGCTGTGGAATTTCCTCTCCATGTCACTGGTCGGATTATGTGGTGTCTTTATTACCGGCTGCCCGCTGCGGCAATTAGCCAATGCCGGACAGGGTAATACCGATGCGGCTGTCAGTGTGCTGGGGATGCTGACCGGCGCGGCTTTTGCGCATAATTTTTCCTATGCCTCAAGCCCTGCCGGTGTGACTGAAAACGGTAAACTGGTTGTTATTATTGGCCTGGTACTGACCATCGCCGTCGGCATTATTTATACCCGGCTTGCCAATAAAAAATCCGGAGCTGAGAATGCCGCATAA